A single genomic interval of Pomacea canaliculata isolate SZHN2017 linkage group LG5, ASM307304v1, whole genome shotgun sequence harbors:
- the LOC112564563 gene encoding mediator of RNA polymerase II transcription subunit 1-like has translation MAAAVSGLFPVCLDQQRSCVEDAEQKKKRLALMEKLRSKRSTQHRSWTESLKTIRTAVVDRRLLTDSLERTQVQKCLDTLQRAMKVISQRSLVERLESVARQQSLTFLKNNVDPPSVTLQGDMFHVEIVMSKGGGVKEVKVAHQGDASVCHELTDILSQGDFAEFTSHLDGLQSIYKVTGERKLKSKAYLALQSLERDLNQLAQFQNSISGVANYIHKSPLGILLPRTAGKPMKLIYFVSPYDLLDKKTMSAHPMTVEAITEHGLGRSVTVCLEPGPSNKLQTMPLLTVKTSDGKSLPSFTGLTHINSATLPACFVLVLPQPIPVASSTIQKIQALTKLDVCKDVGSHSLLSLILDSNSDGKMKKEQRLFVSLPDQHHVYFIRGVSGGVLEEPAVMLSRIPFTHPTHVPQILILLRQQLLFNSIIASCIRPSAKKDLNSCMVFEMTVISLQQLMVVFEHPAYDTMVTLDVDLSDITSLKCRVLCTNPDHSLCSEDYACRVLQRCLSLPVLLRAMIRKGRSQLEKLIEAAAALAQEQARQAQEAALWAAQVRQPRILSTTIPTKGRPPPLPPTPHTPTYPPTPSPVSSNPPSVGGMGDLRGMGSSLDLPGGSSPGVGLGFMGAGTDGLEKLGSSVLTNLLDGERSHASPVQNAATTAPPLVSESPMLSRLLEDNISVATNINPIPAPTLQQRVTKRVRKRRSQSELPSGRSPKHRHGDGESIDRFASIDLESSSSPFESSLGGPGGMMLFPHQMGPAPPRPPSQGQSSSIIDLTEENMPESSLKKLEDTVDNFSYKDGKSVYSNPDAELSALLLNETEGICSPSAMKNSTASGPKNENASTSLEGVLTGSGEVGKASPPDPIASSTSFPGVKVRTCSQSGPSTLATFLGHGPVATSTIDRNLHPGGLLQQPQHQQDIFHPHQLPGASSAGVPAAAVPSHPKVVSSSSMTDIMDVKSSLSTKKATMKPSVSADSAMDRRSGLFEKFDFTGQTVPAGHSLSTGSVTTGIAITSLDSEDQMMPKMRLKLHPFRAPHGKSQSLDTSVTPSPTSAGSKSSNSNTFDFRSDEEEDEPIAYSAQPEHRLSVFNSSATCLQISSKAKTCTPGSMPETSPSIKPEKYKRKDKSGSGNSTKRKRDREDSRKEKKRKKLELGEFYHTSVKEPMYRSATIEGDDRSGTKLKIRVSKEHIKTPSPLKESSKLDKISERADKLSEKINEAAKRSSPLVGKLVLSKQDLREHMVLQDMGCPESTQMYHSSVTKSSKMSSGKAGAGGSNSALSKSDPKLAKATIRLKPLNMSTAASASVTLAPPAKSLLGGRGGSERSERRSQSTLATTGVSTPTTPALSLSSILPNAPTASSVASLPPIPKLSSSSASSTSASGSGKSANSVMTPASKTVASSNSIANNVTPKGSVNVNVAAGSRGPGNSNLTSSVSRSSPNAVGGTAGLNKLSNSNSGSQKVSSGIMSHKLSGGASSVGIPKGSGSAGQSSNSQKMSGMPNQSGGPQKVSSSPNQYSYSQKGPGVPNQSGPQRIASVSGHGSQHKQSSSTQGGVGVSKSAHSSVQKMPCSVNQSGNYQKVAIGGNQQKESNSPNQGSLPKSGSQHVMSQKISTTPQSGASHKVSGSGHQGGSLQRTASGSFLQGNVIQKNSMQSQATAAQKGQVSGNTISITSPSQKSGACQGRSMSTGGYSSSPNSSGRLPGGVKSNSAFSSAGRTPPNHLSINRSLSNPCPRTGSGSSPRASAGQSPSTPTTSRFPSNSPQRNPGTSPSNSSQRNPQVSSSQRPSSISQATSSQRQSGSQGGNSQRPSLSPLSHQRTNSFSGCSPNHRPASTPCSASSGEQRVASGACQSPGYPVRPSSAGPRQSSSPLGSRQNQSPGGTRSGSSPSSQRTASPLGQKQNVLGQKQSLGSNSVMGGVSPHMSRQTASVNTDSLSLPRQNSSGNINPSGIGQKQNILVNDDAVASTPSMPRQSTPFGNAATNSSGTAAPAKPAAADVPSSISSSPSGQQSTADNSINTLACKSSAMNNCNTNTNSSSGALRQTSVTAVSLNRASAAGTCSGTGQAVPSKTASSVVSVSGKTQSTKTFFNAGGTLSKNPGTGNLVPSNSIDSFSKSTLSLDTNNCVSSASEAVESDGMCHTSLGAASSGTETLQATSSITTMPPSLVSTISASAACPAVSASVPNNTALSSAYPTHASAALPLMSASKMSAVPRGRKGSLSAIVNKLATKVGSSAAAVGSEPHDAMAISSSGEGLGAEKSISGGAGNDSTKETPHLAHVQTHSAALLLARRRSAADGENAIGQGEQDRGSVKRQASISGLSPPSSEPKIARIDSFSKAIAMALSAPSAHIPTSPHMAAAATPAAVGERASRLSSGSDRASPLAKEMGLPLHRAVEEVGLDLSLPKDRTYQECAQTSQKMDSRTGVGKSSPRNASPGLCSSPVQGGEKMGGTKFNGESSRDKSRVESDVFKVPTPKTLTSEDDERCGSAGVGRSCGGETRSSGTRQIPASPLSDASSPDSGLIIDCEESPNHNSSKPMPTSNATNARIPTPPILPSPKRVVELTGEQGLGSLGRVSPSISSKATPSPSARTVKNSPSEPSSHTKPSPNSKNSPAPASPHPKEAPVNSPCEIDDELMDAALMGFGS, from the exons GATCGGCGGCTGCTAACTGACAGTCTTGAACGTACGCAAGTGCAGAAATGCCTGGATACTTTGCAGCGAGCTATGAAAG TAATATCTCAGAGGTCACTGGTCGAAAGACTAGAGTCCGTGGCTCGTCAGCAGTCGCTCACATTCCTAAAGAACAATGTGGATCCACCCAGTGTTACTCTGCAGGGTGATATGTTTCATGTGGAAATTGTGATGAGCAAAGGTGGAGGGGTGAAAGAAGTGAAGGTTGCACACCAAGGGGATGCGAGT gTTTGTCATGAGTTAACAGATATTTTAAG CCAAGGAGATTTTGCTGAGTTTACATCCCATCTTGATGGATTACAAAGTATTTATAAAGTAACAGGAGAGAG gaagctTAAGTCAAAGGCATATCTTGCATTACAGTCATTGGAGCGAGACCTCAATCAGTTAGCACAGTTTCAAAA TTCAATAAGTGGTGTGGCCAACTATATTCACAAGTCTCCACTTGGCATACTTCTTCCACGCACTGCTG GGAAACCCATGAAGctgatttattttgtgtcacCTTATGATCTGCTggacaagaaaacaatgtctgCACATCCAATGACTGTCGAGG CCATCACAGAACATGGGCTAGGTCGAAGTGTAACTGTCTGCCTAGAGCCAGGCCCTTCAAACAAGTTGCAGACCATGCCACTTCTAACAGTCAAAACTTCTGATGGCAAGAG TTTGCCATCCTTCACTGGGCTGACTCACATCAACAGTGCTACCTTACCAGCCTGCTTTGTGCTTGTACTTCCACAGCCAATACCAGTGGCTTCGTCCACCATTCAGAAAATTCAGGCTTTGACAA AACTGGATGTTTGCAAAGATGTAGGCAGCCATTCACTTCTTTCGCTTATTCTTGACTCCAATTCTGATGGGAAAATGAAGAAGGAGCAGCGGCTGTTTGTT TCACTGCCAGACCAACATCATGTCTACTTCATTAGAGGAGTCAGTGGGGGAGTTCTAGAAGAGCCTGCTGTCATGCTTTCCCGCATTCCTTTCACCCATCCCACTCATGTTCCTCAAATACTCATACTGCTTAGGCAACAGCTTCTCTTCAACTCCATCATTGCAAGCTGCATTAGGCCGTCAGCTAAAAAAG ATCTCAACAGTTGCATGGTGTTTGAGATGACGGTCATCTCTCTTCAGCAGTTAATGGTTGTATTTGAGCATCCAGCCTATGATACCATGGTCACTT TGGATGTGGATCTCTCTGACATAACAAGTTTGAAGTGTCGAGTACTTTGCACTAATCCTGACCACAGTCTGTGCTCAGAAGATTATGCTTGTAGAGTGCTGCAGAG GTGCTTGTCTTTGCCTGTACTTTTGCGAGCAATGATCCGTAAAGGACGCAGTCAGCTGGAGAAGCTTATTGAAGCAGCAGCAGCCCTTGCTCAAGAGCAAGCTCGACAAGCACAAGAAGCAGCTTTGTGGGCAGCGCAGGTGCGACAGCCAAGGATACTGTCCACCACTATACCCACCAAAGGCAGACCACCGCCACTACCACCTACTCCTCACACACCCACCTATCCGCCTACCCCAAGTCCTGTATCCAGCAACCCGCCATCAGTGGGTGGCATGGGTGATTTACGGGGAATGGGTAGCAGCTTGGACTTACCTGGTGGATCTTCACCTGGTGTTGGCTTGGGATTCATGGGAGCTGGTACTGATGGACTAGAGAAGTTGGGAAGCTCAGTACTGACCAACCTGCTGGATGGTGAGCGCAGCCATGCCAGTCCAGTGCAGAATGCAGCTACCACAGCACCACCTCTGGTTTCTGAGAGCCCAATGTTGTCTCGCCTTCTGGAGGACAATATATCCGTGGCAACCAACATCAACCCTATACCTGCTCCAACCTTGCAGCAGAGAGTTACTAAAAGAGTTCGTAAGCGCCGGTCACAGTCAGAACTCCCTAGTGGGCGTAGTCCAAAACATCGGCATGGGGATGGTGAGAGTATAGATCGCTTTGCCTCAATTGATCTAGAGTCTTCTTCCAGCCCATTTGAATCCAGTCTTG GAGGGCCTGGAGGAATGATGTTGTTTCCCCATCAGATGGGTCCTGCACCACCACGACCTCCATCTCAAGGGCAGAGTTCCAGTATCATCGAtctaacagaagaaaatatgcCTGAGTCAAGTCTTAAAAAATTGGAGGACACAGTTGACAACTTCAGCTACAAAGATGGCAAATCTGTGTATTCCAACCCAGATGCAGAACTATCTGCTCTCCTCCTGAATGAAACTGAAGGAATCTGCAGCCCATCAGCCATGAAAAACAGCACAGCGTCTGGTCCAAAAAACGAGAATGCCTCTACCTCTCTTGAGGGAGTCCTCACAGGGTCGGGAGAGGTGGGCAAGGCATCTCCTCCAGACCCTATTGCCAGTAGCACCAGCTTTCCAGGTGTGAAGGTTCGCACCTGCAGTCAAAGCGGTCCTTCTACTTTGGCTACTTTTTTAGGCCATGGCCCGGTGGCCACCAGCACCATTGATCGAAACTTGCACCCTGGTGGTCTCCTACAGCAGCCGCAGCACCAGCAAGATATCTTTCACCCTCACCAGCTGCCTGGTGCCAGCAGTGCTGGAGTGCCGGCAGCGGCTGTGCCATCACATCCTAAGGTGGTATCCAGCAGCAGCATGACAGATATCATGGATGTCAAGTCATCACTCAGCACCAAGAAAGCCACCATGAAACCTTCTGTAAGTGCTGATTCTGCTATGGATAGACGCTCTGGTCTGTTTGAAAAATTTGATTTCACAGGTCAGACAGTCCCGGCTGGACACAGCTTGTCAACGGGATCAGTTACAACAGGCATAGCAATTACTTCCCTTGACAGCGAGGACCAGATGATGCCTAAAATGAGACTGAAGTTACATCCGTTCCGTGCACCTCATGGAAAGAGTCAGTCATTAGATACCTCTGTAACTCCCTCACCGACAAGTGCGGGGAGTAAGTCTAGTAACAGCAACACCTTTGACTTTCGCAGTGATGAAGAGGAGGACGAACCAATTGCTTACAGTGCTCAACCAGAACACCGGCTTTCAGTCTTTAATTCATCTGCCACGTGTCTGCAGATATCAAGCAAAGCAAAAACCTGCACTCCTGGCTCGATGCCTGAGACCTCCCCGTCAATCAAGCCAGAAAAATATAAGCGTAAAGACAAATCTGGGTCTGGGAATTCCACAAAGCGAAAAAGAGATCGTGAAGATTCTCgtaaggagaaaaagagaaagaaactggaGCTTGGTGAATTCTACCACACGTCTGTTAAAGAACCTATGTATCGGTCTGCAACTATTGAAGGAGATGATCGCTCTGGGACAAAACTTAAGATTCGAGTATCAAAAGAGCATATTAAAACCCCATCTCCTCTCAAAGAGTCCAGCAAGCTAGACAAAATATCAGAGCGGGCAGACAAGCTGAGTGAAAAGATCAATGAAGCAGCAAAGCGATCTAGTCCTTTAGTAGGAAAATTGGTGCTTTCTAAACAGGACCTTCGTGAGCACATGGTTTTGCAGGACATGGGCTGTCCAGAATCCACACAGATGTATCATTCTTCTGTGACAAAGTCTTCTAAGATGAGCAGCGGGAAAGCTGGAGCTGGTGGAAGCAACAGTGCTTTAAGCAAGAGTGATCCCAAATTGGCCAAGGCAACAATACGCCTCAAACCACTTAACATGTCCACAGCAGCCTCTGCCTCTGTCACACTTGCTCCACCTGCAAAGTCATTACTAGGGGGTCGTGGTGGATCTGAAAGGTCGGAGCGTCGAAGTCAGTCCACTTTGGCAACCACAGGTGTTAGCACTCCCACCACGCCagcactttctctctctagtATCTTGCCAAATGCACCTACCGCCAGCAGCGTGGCCTCCCTTCCTCCTATTCCTAAGCTCTCTTCTTCATCTGCGTCTTCCACATCTGCTTCCGGTTCAGGAAAATCCGCCAATTCTGTGATGACTCCTGCTAGCAAAACTGTTGCAAGCAGTAACTCTATAGCTAATAATGTTACCCCAAAAGGCAGTGTGAATGTAAATGTTGCAGCAGGTAGTAGAGGTCCTGGCAATTCTAATTTGACAAGCTCTGTGAGCAGATCGTCTCCAAATGCAGTTGGTGGCACAGCAGGTCTTAACAAACTTTCTAACTCAAACAGTGGTTCTCAGAAAGTGTCCTCTGGTATCATGTCACACAAACTCTCTGGAGGTGCTAGCTCTGTGGGTATTCCAAAGGGTTCAGGATCTGCAGGGCAATCCAGCAATTCCCAGAAAATGTCTGGCATGCCAAATCAGAGTGGGGGGCCACAAAAAGTATCCTCATCCCCAAACCAGTACTCTTACTCTCAGAAGGGGCCTGGTGTGCCAAATCAGAGTGGGCCACAAAGAATTGCCAGTGTTTCTGGCCATGGCAGTCAGCACAAACAGTCCAGTTCAACTCAGGGGGGAGTGGGAGTTTCAAAGAGTGCTCACAGCAGTGTTCAAAAGATGCCATGCTCAGTGAATCAGTCTGGAAACTATCAGAAGGTTGCCATAGGTGGTAACCAACAAAAAGAATCTAACAGTCCAAATCAGGGTAGTCTTCCTAAATCAGGTAGCCAGCATGTGATGTCCCAGAAAATATCCACCACACCGCAGAGTGGTGCCTCTCATAAAGTGTCGGGATCGGGTCATCAAGGAGGCAGCCTTCAGAGAACAGCATCAGGGAGCTTCTTACAAGGCAATGTTATACAGAAAAACTCTATGCAATCTCAAGCAACTGCAGCACAAAAGGGTCAGGTCTCTGGCAACACCATCTCCATTACCAGTCCCAGTCAAAAATCAGGAGCTTGTCAGGGACGCTCGATGTCAACAGGCGGTTACAGTTCCAGCCCCAATAGCAGTGGGCGACTTCCTGGAGGAGTGAAAAGTAACTCTGCCTTCAGCAGTGCTGGCCGCACTCCTCCCAACCATCTCTCAATCAACAGGTCATTATCCAATCCATGTCCCAGGACAGGGTCAGGGTCAAGTCCACGTGCTTCAGCAGGCCAAAGTCCTTCCACACCCACCACCTCTCGTTTCCCTAGCAATTCCCCACAAAGAAACCCAGGTACCTCTCCCTCAAATAGCAGTCAGCGAAACCCTCAAGTTAGTTCTTCTCAGAGACCTTCCAGCATATCTCAGGCAACCAGCAGCCAAAGACAATCAGGATCCCAGGGAGGTAACTCGCAGAGACCCTCATTGTCACCTCTGTCCCATCAGCGCACTAATTCTTTTTCAGGATGCAGTCCAAACCACAGACCAGCCAGCACCCCTTGTAGTGCTAGTTCAGGAGAACAGAGGGTGGCTTCAGGGGCTTGTCAGTCTCCTGGTTATCCTGTGCGTCCATCCTCTGCAGGTCCCCGTCAGAGTTCAAGTCCACTAGGATCTAGGCAGAACCAAAGTCCAGGAGGCACTAGGTCTGGTTCTAGTCCATCGAGTCAGAGAACAGCAAGCCCACTTGGTCAGAAGCAGAATGTGCTGGGACAGAAACAGAGCCTAGGCAGCAACAGTGTAATGGGTGGTGTCTCGCCTCACATGTCAAGACAAACAGCAAGTGTAAACACTGACAGCCTTTCGCTGCCACGGCAGAACTCAAGTGGAAACATAAACCCCTCTGGCATTGGTCAGAAACAGAACATTTTGGTGAATGATGATGCAGTAGCATCAACACCTTCAATGCCTCGCCAGAGTACACCCTTTGGCAATGCTGCTACCAATTCAAGTGGAACAGCTGCACCTGCAAaacctgctgctgctgatgttccGAGTAGCATCTCATCCTCTCCTTCAGGACAGCAGAGTACAGCAGACAACTCCATAAACACTTTAGCATGCAAATCATCAGCAATGAATAATTGTAATACCAACACCAACAGTTCCAGCGGGGCTCTGCGGCAGACATCAGTGACAGCTGTGAGCTTAAATCGTGCTTCTGCAGCAGGCACATGTAGTGGAACAGGACAGGCTGTTCCATCTAAAACTGCCAGCTCAGTGGTGTCAGTTTCCGGCAAGACTCAGTCTACAAAGACCTTCTTTAATGCAGGTGGGACTTTAAGTAAAAATCCTGGAACTGGTAACCTAGTCCCTTCGAACAGCATAGATTCTTTCAGTAAAAGCACCCTTTCTTTAGATACCAACAACTGTGTTTCCAGTGCATCAGAAGCAGTAGAAAGTGATGGTATGTGTCACACTTCTCTTGGTGCAGCATCTTCAGGAACTGAGACTTTACAAGCCACCTCTAGCATCACCACCATGCCTCCATCATTGGTCTCCACCATATCAGCATCTGCTGCTTGTCCTGCTGTTTCTGCCTCTGTTCCCAACAACACAGCTTTGTCTTCTGCCTACCCTACCCATGCATCTGCTGCCTTACCTCTGATGTCTGCCTCCAAAATGTCTGCTGTCCCACGGGGTCGCAAGGGGTCACTTTCAGCCATAGTTAATAAACTGGCAACCAAGGTCGGCAGTAGTGCAGCAGCTGTTGGCTCAGAGCCGCATGATGCCATGGCTATTAGTAGCTCAGGGGAAGGTTTGGGTGCAGAGAAATCAATTTCTGGAGGAGCTGGTAATGACTCAACGAAGGAAACGCCACACCTAGCCCATGTGCAGACGCACTCTGCTGCCCTACTACTTGCTCGGCGTCGCAGCGCTGCCGATGGAGAGAATGCTATTGGGCAAGGTGAGCAGGATCGAGGTTCTGTCAAACGTCAGGCATCCATATCTGGTCTGTCTCCACCAAGCTCTGAGCCAAAAATAGCTCGCATTGATTCTTTTTCAAAAGCAATTGCCATGGCGCTCTCTGCACCATCTGCACACATACCCACATCACCACacatggcagcagcagcaacaccagcTGCTGTTGGGGAAAGGGCAAGTCGACTGAGTTCTGGGAGTGACCGTGCCAGCCCACTGGCTAAAGAGATGGGCTTGCCTCTCCACCGGGCTGTAGAAGAGGTTGGACTAGATCTGAGCCTTCCCAAAGACAGGACCTACCAAGAGTGTGCACAGACATCACAAAAGATGGATTCTCGAACAGGTGTTGGAAAATCAAGTCCAAGAAATGCTTCTCCAGGCTTGTGTAGTTCTCCAGTGCAAGGTGGTGAAAAGATGGGTGGAACCAAATTCAATGGAGAGTCCAGTCGTGACAAATCACGTGTGGAGAGTGATGTGTTTAAAGTGCCCACTCCCAAAACATTGACTTCAGAAGACGATGAGCGGTGTGGCAGTGCCGGTGTTGGCAGGAGTTGTGGTGGTGAAACTCGTAGTTCAGGCACGCGTCAGATTCCGGCTAGTCCCTTAAGTGATGCCAGCAGCCCTGATAGCGGCTTAATTATTGACTGTGAAGAATCTCCAAATCACAACAGCAGCAAGCCAATGCCTACATCAAATGCCACCAATGCTAGGATTCCCACACCTCCCATACTTCCCTCCCCCAAACGAGTTGTGGAGCTGACTGGCGAGCAAGGATTAGGTAGTTTGGGGCGTGTGAGTCCCAGTATTTCTAGTAAAGCCACCCCTTCCCCCAGTGCACGAACAGTTAAAAATTCTCCATCAGAACCATCATCTCATACAAAGCCATCTCCAAACAGCAAAAACTCACCAGCGCCAGCGTCCCCACATCCTAAAGAAGCCCCAGTGAATTCACCTTGTGAAATTGATGACGAATTGATGGACGCAGCACTGATGGGCTTTGGAAGCTGA